The Rhizobium sp. CCGE531 genomic sequence ATATTGGGCGATGCTGGTCGGCTATTCGCTGGAAGGCCATGCCCGCTTCGATCTGCTGACGCTGCCATGGAAGGTCGCGGGCGCCGGTCTTGCCGTCGTCTTTCCAGTTGCCGCGCTCGGATTGTGGCTGACTGTCTCTTGGGGGCCAGTCATGTGGGTGTTGGCGGCAGGCGGGCAGGGGTTGATGTATGGGGTCTGGCCGGAGATATTCGGCTCCAATCCGCTGATCATGATTTTGCATGCCTGCGTCGCCGTAATCTATTGCCTCTTCCGCGTCCTGCTGTGGCAGGAAAAGCGCCGGCGTCGTCGGCAGCAGGTAATGGTTGATTTACCTTGAGACACCAAGACTTCATGGTAAGGTGCTGTTAAGCCTGCAGTTTAAGTAGAATTTTATGTGTATTCGATAGGGTCTCACTCAAGGCGGGAAGAAAACGACACCGCCAAACAAACAGTGAGGCCAAGTCATGATGAACACGAAAATCAAGCCGCAGGCAGTTGCAAATGCTCGGGATCAGCAGGTTGATGATATCCGGGGTCTCTACATGGAATCGCTCCACCTGGTCGAGCGTCTGCACCGCCGCCTGCTCGACGTCATCAAGGACGAGTTCGACCGTCAGGGTCGCGACGACGTCAACGCCGTCCAGGCACTCCTCCTTTTCAACATCGGCAATTCCGAGCTGACGGCCGGCGAGCTGCGCTCCCGCGGTTTCTACCTCGGCTCCAACGTTTCCTACAACGTCAAGAAGCTGGTCGACCTCGGCTTCATCAACCACCAGCGCTCGCGCATCGACCGTCGCTCGGTCCGCATCAGCCTGACGGAAACGGGCCAGGACATCGCCGAAACCGTCGCAAAGCTCTATGACCGCCACGTCGGCTCGATCGACAAGGTCGGCGGCATCGGCACCGACGAATTCACCCAGATGAACAAGCTCCTGCAGCGCCTCGACCGCTTCTGGAACGACAGCATCGCTTACCGCATGTAAATAACGGTGCGGCTCGATCATAAAGCCTTCCAGTAAAAGCAAGCTGGACACGTTTCCCTGCGTGTCCGGCTTGAATGCGTTGCAGCGTTTGCAATTGTGCGTTTTTTGCCACGTCCGCTCTCCACCTTC encodes the following:
- a CDS encoding DUF6163 family protein, which gives rise to MEPDSSTVPKNTLTDILFVLFMRLIAIACFWLGLQYWAMLVGYSLEGHARFDLLTLPWKVAGAGLAVVFPVAALGLWLTVSWGPVMWVLAAGGQGLMYGVWPEIFGSNPLIMILHACVAVIYCLFRVLLWQEKRRRRRQQVMVDLP
- a CDS encoding MarR family winged helix-turn-helix transcriptional regulator gives rise to the protein MNTKIKPQAVANARDQQVDDIRGLYMESLHLVERLHRRLLDVIKDEFDRQGRDDVNAVQALLLFNIGNSELTAGELRSRGFYLGSNVSYNVKKLVDLGFINHQRSRIDRRSVRISLTETGQDIAETVAKLYDRHVGSIDKVGGIGTDEFTQMNKLLQRLDRFWNDSIAYRM